A window from Bacteroidota bacterium encodes these proteins:
- a CDS encoding glycosyl hydrolase, translating into MFNRVLIITMFVLFIDEYTQAQRVFKNWPKEKSPEEIGLRVAEQFLSSSHGVYGFGAIPHIPYFEVCNWYGALTFANETKNDLLRKKLVERFVPLFDKEDSLLPVPDHVDYNVFGAVPLEIYLQTKEKKYFTLGKMYADTQWKAPVGPRVVPASYRFYNNGFTWQTRLWIDDMYMITMVQAQAYRATSEVQYINRAAREMVLYLDSLQKPNGLFYHAPASPFFWGRGNGWMAAGMSELLRALPKNNPDRPRIMQGYKTMMESLLKFQADDGMWRQLVDDPASWKETSSTGMFAFAMITGVKNGWLDKKLYGNAARKAWLTLIEYINNKSEITEVCEGTGAGKSQQYYLDRKKITGDMHGQSPVLWCATALLRKNK; encoded by the coding sequence ATGTTCAACCGAGTTTTAATAATAACAATGTTTGTGTTATTCATAGATGAGTACACCCAGGCACAACGAGTTTTTAAAAATTGGCCAAAAGAAAAATCGCCGGAAGAGATCGGGTTACGCGTTGCTGAACAATTTCTATCATCTTCTCATGGTGTGTATGGCTTCGGCGCTATACCGCATATTCCTTATTTTGAAGTATGTAACTGGTACGGTGCATTGACGTTTGCAAATGAAACAAAAAACGATCTGCTCAGAAAAAAGCTGGTTGAGAGATTTGTTCCCTTGTTTGATAAAGAAGACTCATTGCTTCCCGTACCTGATCATGTAGATTACAATGTATTTGGGGCAGTACCTTTAGAGATCTACTTGCAAACAAAGGAAAAGAAATATTTTACACTAGGAAAAATGTACGCCGATACTCAATGGAAAGCACCTGTTGGTCCAAGAGTAGTTCCAGCATCTTACCGGTTTTATAATAATGGTTTTACCTGGCAAACAAGATTGTGGATCGATGATATGTATATGATAACAATGGTGCAGGCACAAGCATACCGTGCAACAAGTGAAGTACAGTACATAAACCGGGCAGCAAGAGAAATGGTTTTATATCTTGATTCACTACAAAAACCAAATGGTTTATTCTATCATGCACCGGCCTCACCATTCTTTTGGGGAAGAGGGAATGGTTGGATGGCTGCAGGAATGAGTGAATTATTAAGAGCATTACCAAAAAATAATCCTGACCGGCCAAGAATAATGCAGGGTTATAAAACGATGATGGAGTCATTGCTAAAATTTCAAGCCGATGATGGTATGTGGCGGCAATTAGTTGATGATCCCGCATCATGGAAAGAAACCTCATCAACTGGTATGTTTGCTTTTGCAATGATAACAGGAGTAAAAAATGGATGGTTAGATAAAAAACTGTATGGTAATGCTGCACGCAAAGCGTGGCTTACACTGATTGAATATATAAATAATAAAAGTGAGATCACAGAGGTTTGTGAGGGAACGGGGGCCGGCAAAAGCCAGCAATATTATCTCGACAGGAAAAAAATAACTGGTGATATGCACGGTCAGTCTC
- a CDS encoding Gfo/Idh/MocA family oxidoreductase, with translation MNDNNNSRRKFLYNLGLAGLSIPLISSNSRCSDEESKQKAMQKNKNGKLGIALVGLGGYAGGQLAPALQETEHCYLAGIVTGTPSKIPVWKEKYGIADKNVYNYQNYDSIKDNPDIDIVYVVLPNSMHAEYTIRAAQAGKHVICEKPMAVTVADCDKMIAASKKAGKLLSIGYRLHFDPYNLEMVRLGKEKVYGEIKKMTAAFSFVASKGIWRLDKKLAGGGPLMDLGVYCMQGVMYTTGMEPVAITAQSPPVSDPEKFLGVEETLSFQMEMPNGLIAECRTSYSENANFLRAEAEKGFFELQPAYNYSGLHGKTTDGVIEYPRLSQQAKQMDGFALSIKNNQPSIVPGEMGRRDVKIIEAIYEAMRTGKRVGIK, from the coding sequence ATGAATGATAACAACAACTCAAGAAGAAAGTTTTTATACAATCTTGGACTTGCAGGATTAAGTATTCCATTAATTTCATCAAACAGTCGGTGTAGCGATGAAGAATCAAAACAAAAAGCTATGCAAAAGAATAAAAATGGTAAACTCGGTATTGCATTAGTTGGCCTGGGCGGTTATGCCGGCGGCCAGTTAGCCCCAGCGCTACAAGAAACAGAGCATTGCTATCTCGCCGGCATTGTTACCGGCACTCCTTCCAAAATTCCCGTTTGGAAAGAAAAATATGGGATCGCTGATAAAAATGTTTATAACTACCAGAACTATGATTCAATAAAAGATAATCCTGATATTGATATTGTATATGTAGTACTTCCCAATTCCATGCATGCGGAGTATACTATCCGTGCAGCACAGGCAGGCAAACATGTCATTTGTGAAAAACCAATGGCAGTAACCGTTGCCGATTGTGATAAGATGATCGCTGCTTCGAAAAAAGCAGGCAAGCTTTTGTCAATTGGCTATCGTTTGCATTTTGATCCTTATAATTTAGAAATGGTAAGGCTGGGAAAAGAAAAAGTATATGGTGAAATAAAAAAGATGACTGCCGCATTTTCTTTTGTAGCATCAAAAGGTATTTGGCGGCTGGATAAAAAGCTGGCAGGCGGTGGCCCTTTAATGGATCTTGGCGTTTATTGCATGCAGGGAGTGATGTACACAACAGGTATGGAGCCGGTGGCTATCACTGCTCAATCTCCTCCTGTTTCTGATCCCGAAAAATTTCTCGGAGTAGAAGAAACCTTATCTTTTCAAATGGAAATGCCAAATGGATTGATTGCTGAATGCAGAACCAGTTATTCTGAAAATGCAAATTTTTTAAGAGCAGAAGCTGAAAAGGGATTTTTTGAACTACAACCCGCTTATAACTATTCCGGTTTACATGGTAAAACAACTGACGGTGTTATTGAATATCCGCGGTTATCACAACAAGCAAAACAAATGGATGGATTTGCTTTATCAATAAAAAACAATCAACCATCCATTGTGCCCGGTGAAATGGGAAGAAGGGATGTAAAAATTATCGAAGCGATCTATGAAGCAATGCGGACAGGAAAGAGAGTTGGGATAAAATAA